In the genome of Pelobacter seleniigenes DSM 18267, one region contains:
- a CDS encoding DUF362 domain-containing protein, whose product MGTHWIDEGCINCGACAEVCPVDAISEQGDVHVIDKETCTDCGSCDSVCPVDVINWETTV is encoded by the coding sequence ATGGGAACTCATTGGATCGACGAAGGCTGTATCAACTGTGGTGCTTGCGCTGAAGTTTGTCCGGTTGATGCGATCAGTGAACAGGGGGATGTGCATGTTATCGATAAAGAAACATGCACCGATTGCGGAAGCTGCGACAGCGTCTGTCCCGTCGATGTCATCAACTGGGAGACGACAGTCTGA
- a CDS encoding cytochrome c3 family protein — protein sequence MKGWIKASLLVIAGVILGVPLMSMGYYTMVRTSTPQFCALCHEIQPAYHDWKTSSHGFNEQGVVADCMDCHLPAPHNTFNFFYKKAYHGIKDVVAHIFLEKYDRAENRERAYHDIENDQCMKCHRNLLYLPDKRGAMLAHRTVIYPREGFVKRCTDCHRHLVHFPKSQYAYAKEH from the coding sequence AGGATGGATTAAAGCCAGTCTGCTCGTGATTGCCGGTGTCATACTGGGTGTCCCTTTGATGAGTATGGGATATTACACGATGGTACGAACCTCTACCCCCCAGTTCTGTGCTCTTTGCCACGAAATTCAACCTGCTTATCACGATTGGAAAACATCAAGTCACGGGTTTAACGAGCAGGGAGTTGTGGCTGACTGTATGGACTGCCACTTGCCCGCCCCCCATAATACCTTCAATTTTTTTTATAAAAAAGCCTACCACGGTATCAAGGATGTCGTCGCTCACATCTTTCTGGAGAAGTATGACCGTGCGGAAAACCGTGAGCGTGCCTATCACGATATCGAGAATGATCAGTGCATGAAATGTCATCGCAACCTACTTTATCTACCCGACAAACGCGGGGCAATGCTGGCTCACCGCACTGTCATTTATCCTCGCGAAGGCTTCGTGAAAAGATGTACGGACTGCCACCGTCATCTCGTTCATTTCCCAAAATCCCAGTATGCTTATGCCAAAGAACATTGA
- a CDS encoding multiheme c-type cytochrome, producing MKRYLCLAGLMILSGIFAASVFGANQIKLRDFRLERSMSEAARACLECHKQEHPGIFTDWAESRHANANITCIDCHLADETDPDISETHYKQYQRDDTPWGRAEYRVPIAEVVTPKDCSRCHPDEVTEYSRSKHAHTVEIMWKIDPWLNKGMNSDTERQAGCYYCHGTVLEKDETGRLSSETWPNVGVGRINLDGSKGSCTSCHTRHRFSVAEARKPEACGQCHLGPDHPQIEIYTESKHGDIYDGFGDTYNWDAAPGTWTAGVDYRAPTCASCHMSGAGDQVTTHDVTERLSWELQAPLTVRPEEFKPLPAQSNWKVERDKMKNICKQCHASNWIEDHYTKLDKVVQEYNDVYFKPAKAMLDDLYSKGLLDNSKFFDEHLEVEFYELWHHEGRRARMGTAMMAPDYAWWHGFYECKHRYNGFMEEARHLLDTGEKAYIYKDFPNATGDTTRPPVLFGK from the coding sequence ATGAAAAGATATCTTTGTTTAGCAGGCCTTATGATATTGAGTGGCATTTTTGCTGCGTCGGTTTTCGGCGCCAACCAAATCAAACTCAGAGACTTTCGCCTGGAAAGAAGCATGTCGGAAGCCGCACGGGCATGCTTAGAATGTCATAAGCAAGAACATCCGGGGATTTTTACCGATTGGGCTGAAAGTCGTCATGCCAATGCCAATATTACCTGTATCGACTGTCACCTCGCAGATGAGACCGATCCGGATATCAGTGAAACCCATTATAAACAATATCAACGTGATGATACTCCTTGGGGACGAGCGGAATATCGTGTACCCATCGCTGAGGTGGTCACCCCAAAAGACTGTTCGCGCTGCCACCCGGATGAAGTGACCGAGTACAGTCGCAGTAAGCATGCTCATACAGTTGAAATTATGTGGAAAATAGACCCCTGGCTGAACAAGGGGATGAATTCCGATACCGAGCGTCAAGCAGGCTGTTATTACTGTCATGGCACAGTGCTCGAAAAGGATGAAACGGGTCGCCTCTCCTCCGAAACTTGGCCCAACGTCGGTGTTGGTCGCATTAACTTGGATGGCAGCAAAGGGAGTTGCACAAGTTGCCATACCCGCCATAGATTTTCTGTTGCAGAAGCCCGCAAACCCGAAGCCTGTGGTCAGTGTCATTTGGGACCCGATCACCCGCAAATTGAGATTTATACCGAGTCGAAACACGGTGATATCTACGATGGGTTCGGAGATACCTACAATTGGGATGCTGCACCCGGAACCTGGACCGCTGGAGTAGATTATCGTGCTCCGACCTGCGCATCGTGTCACATGAGTGGTGCTGGTGATCAGGTAACCACACATGATGTCACTGAGCGGCTTAGTTGGGAGTTACAAGCACCTCTCACCGTTCGCCCCGAAGAGTTTAAACCGCTGCCTGCTCAGAGCAATTGGAAAGTTGAGCGGGATAAGATGAAAAACATCTGTAAACAGTGTCATGCCAGCAACTGGATTGAAGATCACTACACCAAGCTTGATAAAGTGGTGCAGGAGTATAATGACGTCTATTTTAAACCGGCAAAAGCGATGCTGGATGACCTGTACAGTAAAGGACTACTCGATAATTCCAAATTTTTTGACGAACACCTTGAGGTGGAATTCTACGAACTCTGGCACCATGAAGGTCGACGGGCTCGTATGGGGACAGCCATGATGGCTCCAGATTATGCATGGTGGCATGGATTCTATGAGTGCAAACATCGCTACAACGGATTTATGGAAGAGGCGAGACATCTGCTAGATACGGGTGAAAAAGCCTATATATATAAAGATTTCCCTAATGCGACAGGAGATACTACTCGACCTCCTGTCCTCTTTGGGAAATGA